A portion of the Streptomyces coeruleoprunus genome contains these proteins:
- a CDS encoding MFS transporter produces the protein MTSQTTIEKAPQAPEPASAPAKGLRGHPWLTLFAVAVGVMMVALDGTIVAIANPAIQRDLGATLADVQWITNGYLLALAVALVTAGKLGDRFGHRQTFLIGIAGFAVSSAAIGLSDSISLVITFRVLQGLFGALLMPAALGLLRATFPAEKLNMAIGIWGMVIGASTAGGPIVGGLLVEHVSWQSVFFINVPVGLLALALGLVILKDHRAENAPRSFDILGILLLSGAMASLIWGIIKAGESWGWGHLYTWFFLILALVLFVVFAVWENNAKEPLIPLGMFRSIPLSAGVVLMILMAFAFMGGLFFVTFYLQGVKELSPVDSGLRLLPLTGMMIVSSPLAGALITKFGPRIPLVGGMVCTAVAMFGMLSLTPESGTLATSLWFAVLGLGLAPVMVGATEVIVGNAPLELSGVAGGLQQAAMQVGGALGTAVLGAVMSSKVSSEFPANWKEAGIPTPPAPGLEQAAEFGMVPQELAKAPGMTPEGLAAISKVIHDTFMSGMGLAFMVAGVVAVVAAAVAMLTKRGANAEAGAGGAHI, from the coding sequence ATGACTAGTCAGACCACCATCGAAAAGGCGCCGCAAGCTCCCGAGCCGGCGTCCGCACCGGCCAAGGGGCTGCGGGGGCACCCTTGGCTGACGCTCTTCGCCGTGGCGGTCGGTGTGATGATGGTCGCGCTCGACGGCACGATCGTCGCCATCGCCAACCCCGCGATCCAGCGAGACCTGGGCGCCACGCTCGCCGATGTCCAGTGGATCACCAACGGCTACCTCCTCGCCCTGGCCGTCGCGCTGGTCACGGCCGGCAAGCTCGGTGACCGCTTCGGCCACCGCCAGACCTTCCTCATCGGCATAGCCGGCTTCGCGGTGTCGTCCGCCGCGATCGGCCTGTCCGACTCGATCTCCCTGGTCATCACCTTCCGTGTGCTCCAGGGGCTCTTCGGTGCCCTGCTGATGCCAGCCGCGCTGGGGCTCCTGCGGGCCACCTTCCCGGCCGAGAAGCTGAACATGGCGATCGGTATCTGGGGCATGGTCATCGGCGCCTCGACCGCCGGTGGCCCGATCGTCGGCGGCCTGCTCGTCGAGCACGTCAGCTGGCAGTCGGTGTTCTTCATCAACGTGCCGGTCGGCCTCCTCGCGCTCGCGCTCGGCCTGGTGATCCTCAAGGACCACCGTGCGGAGAACGCGCCGCGCTCCTTCGACATCCTCGGCATCCTCCTGCTGTCGGGCGCCATGGCGTCCCTGATCTGGGGAATCATCAAGGCCGGCGAGAGCTGGGGGTGGGGCCACCTCTACACGTGGTTCTTCCTGATCCTCGCCCTCGTGCTGTTCGTGGTGTTCGCCGTCTGGGAGAACAACGCCAAGGAGCCGCTCATCCCGCTGGGGATGTTCCGGTCGATCCCGCTCTCCGCTGGTGTCGTGCTCATGATTCTCATGGCGTTCGCGTTCATGGGCGGGCTGTTCTTCGTGACGTTCTACCTCCAGGGCGTGAAGGAGCTGAGCCCGGTCGACAGCGGTCTGCGACTTCTGCCGCTGACGGGCATGATGATCGTCTCCTCGCCGCTGGCGGGTGCCCTGATCACCAAGTTCGGCCCGCGGATTCCGCTGGTGGGCGGCATGGTCTGCACGGCCGTCGCCATGTTCGGCATGCTTTCCCTCACGCCCGAGAGCGGCACGCTTGCCACGTCCCTGTGGTTCGCCGTCCTGGGTCTGGGCCTCGCGCCGGTGATGGTCGGCGCCACCGAGGTGATCGTCGGCAACGCCCCGTTGGAGCTGTCCGGTGTGGCCGGCGGTCTCCAGCAGGCCGCCATGCAGGTCGGTGGCGCGCTGGGTACGGCGGTGCTCGGCGCGGTCATGTCGTCCAAGGTCAGCAGTGAGTTCCCGGCCAACTGGAAGGAAGCGGGCATTCCGACCCCGCCCGCTCCGGGCCTGGAGCAGGCGGCGGAGTTCGGCATGGTTCCGCAGGAGCTGGCCAAGGCGCCCGGCATGACCCCGGAGGGTCTCGCCGCGATCAGCAAGGTCATCCACGACACGTTCATGTCCGGCATGGGTCTGGCCTTCATGGTCGCCGGTGTCGTGGCCGTCGTGGCCGCGGCCGTCGCCATGCTCACGAAGCGCGGCGCGAACGCGGAGGCGGGGGCGGGCGGCGCCCACATCTGA
- a CDS encoding peptidase inhibitor family I36 protein, with protein sequence MRMTHTKNKTILTATGLALTAIAATALAAAGPADAAPRNFGPCESGRLCLWEKEEFKGKRHTYELAGTDIESCIALPDGTAAAALVNRTGRPVTTYQSATCAETGEFETYPGGGTWVPRSPYQVRAFKIWEN encoded by the coding sequence ATGCGTATGACGCACACGAAGAACAAGACCATCCTCACCGCTACCGGGCTGGCCCTCACCGCGATCGCGGCCACGGCCCTGGCCGCCGCGGGACCCGCCGACGCCGCACCACGGAACTTCGGCCCCTGCGAATCAGGACGCCTGTGCCTGTGGGAGAAGGAGGAGTTCAAGGGCAAGCGACACACCTACGAGCTGGCCGGAACCGACATCGAGAGCTGTATCGCCCTGCCGGACGGCACAGCAGCCGCCGCGCTGGTCAACCGCACCGGACGGCCTGTCACCACGTACCAGTCCGCGACATGCGCCGAGACCGGCGAGTTCGAAACCTATCCGGGCGGCGGCACCTGGGTGCCGCGATCGCCCTACCAGGTCCGCGCCTTCAAGATCTGGGAGAACTGA
- a CDS encoding potassium channel family protein — translation MKQQTPQVRWEERTQRPLLALAVAFGVAYAVSIVATEADPWVLAVCTAVEWLVWGAFALDYVVRLALAPSRWLFVRHHWLDLLAVVLPLIQPLRLLRLVSTLLLVGRRARMASQITLTTYVVGSVVGLMMFGSLAVLHVERDAPGGNIKTLGDAVWWSFTTMTTVGYGDHAPTTGLGRLLAVGLMLSGIALLGVVTANIAAWFIARFERDDAEERRRTALLEALTHEVRELRVEVARLSQGPTPDGGAAPAGRAVSVGDVPAPLGASVPTWGPAAAAGSSAPEGPVPSVPEGVPSVPAGRSGESLPAEGGSVAGDGADSGVSSPRS, via the coding sequence ATGAAGCAACAGACGCCGCAGGTCCGCTGGGAAGAGCGCACGCAGAGGCCGCTGCTGGCGCTGGCCGTGGCCTTCGGTGTCGCCTACGCCGTCTCGATCGTGGCGACGGAGGCGGACCCTTGGGTGCTCGCCGTATGTACGGCGGTGGAGTGGCTGGTGTGGGGCGCCTTCGCCCTGGACTACGTCGTGCGACTGGCCCTCGCGCCGTCGCGGTGGCTGTTCGTACGGCATCACTGGCTGGACCTCCTCGCGGTCGTGCTGCCGCTGATCCAGCCGCTGCGGCTGCTGCGGCTGGTCTCGACGCTGCTGCTGGTGGGGCGCCGGGCCCGGATGGCGTCGCAGATCACGCTGACGACGTACGTCGTGGGCTCGGTGGTGGGCCTGATGATGTTCGGTTCGCTCGCGGTGCTGCATGTGGAGCGGGATGCGCCCGGCGGGAACATCAAGACGCTGGGCGACGCGGTGTGGTGGTCGTTCACGACGATGACGACCGTCGGCTACGGCGACCACGCGCCGACGACGGGGCTGGGGCGGCTGCTGGCGGTGGGGCTGATGCTGTCGGGCATCGCCCTGCTGGGTGTGGTCACCGCGAACATCGCGGCCTGGTTCATCGCCCGCTTCGAGCGGGACGACGCGGAGGAGCGCCGCCGGACGGCGCTCCTCGAAGCGCTCACCCATGAGGTCCGCGAACTGCGGGTGGAGGTCGCCCGCCTCTCGCAGGGCCCCACACCGGACGGAGGCGCCGCACCCGCGGGACGTGCGGTGTCCGTGGGAGACGTCCCCGCACCGCTGGGAGCGTCCGTGCCGACGTGGGGGCCGGCTGCGGCCGCGGGGTCTTCGGCGCCGGAAGGCCCCGTGCCGTCGGTGCCGGAAGGCGTGCCGTCGGTGCCGGCCGGGCGGTCCGGTGAGTCGCTGCCCGCCGAGGGCGGGTCAGTGGCGGGCGACGGCGCCGACAGTGGGGTCAGTTCTCCCAGATCTTGA
- the aceE gene encoding pyruvate dehydrogenase (acetyl-transferring), homodimeric type, whose amino-acid sequence MASASDRNPIIIGGLPSQVPDFDPEETQEWLDSLDAAVDERGRERARYLMLRLIERAREKRVAVPEMRSTDYVNTIATRDEPFFPGNEEIERKILNATRWNAAVMVSRAQRPGIGVGGHIATFASSASLYDVGFNHFFRGKDGGDGGDQIFFQGHASPGIYARAFLLDRLNETQLDAFRQEKSKYPNGLSSYPHPRLMPDFWEFPTVSMGLGPLGAIYQARMNRYMEARGIADTSQSHVWAFLGDGEMDEPESLGQLTLAAREGLDNLTFVVNCNLQRLDGPVRGNGKVIQELESVFRGAGWNVIKLIWDRSWDPLLAQDRDGILVNKMNTTPDGQFQTYATESGAYIRQHFFGDDHRLRAMVEGMSDDQILHLGRGGHDHRKIYAAYAAARAHKGQPTVILAKTIKGWTLGPNFEGRNATHQMKKLTVDDLKRFRDRLHLPISDSQLESGLPPYYHPGRESEEIQYMHDRRKALGGYVPTRVVRSKPLTLPDDKTYAAVKKGSGQQSIATTMAFVRLLKDLMRDKEIGKRFVLIAPDEYRTFGMDSFFPSAKIYNPLGQQYEAVDRELLLAYKESPTGQMLHDGISEAGCTASLIAAGSAYATHGEPLIPVYVFYSMFGFQRTGDQFWQMADQLARGFVLGATAGRTTLTGEGLQHADGHSQLLASTNPGCVAYDPAFGYEIAHIVQDGLKRMYGATEEHPHGEDVFYYLTVYNEPIQHPAEPADVDVEGIVKGIHRFRTGEAGSIPAQIMASGVAVPWAVEAQRILAEEWNVKADVWSATSWNELRRDAVEAEEYNLLHPEEEQRVPYVTRKLSGAEGPFVAVSDWMRSVPDQISRWVPGAYTSLGADGFGFADTRGAARRYFHIDAQSIVLAVLTELARDGKVDRSVLKQAVDRYRLLDVSAADPGPAGGDA is encoded by the coding sequence GTGGCTTCCGCATCCGATCGCAACCCGATCATCATTGGCGGCCTTCCCAGCCAGGTCCCGGACTTCGATCCGGAAGAGACCCAGGAATGGCTCGACTCCCTCGACGCCGCGGTCGACGAGCGGGGCCGCGAGCGGGCCCGCTACCTGATGCTGCGCCTGATCGAGCGGGCCCGCGAGAAGCGCGTGGCCGTGCCCGAGATGCGCAGCACGGACTACGTCAACACCATCGCCACCAGGGACGAGCCGTTCTTCCCCGGCAACGAGGAGATCGAGCGCAAGATCCTCAACGCGACCCGCTGGAACGCGGCCGTGATGGTCTCCCGCGCGCAGCGTCCCGGCATCGGCGTGGGCGGCCACATCGCCACGTTCGCCTCCTCGGCGTCCCTGTACGACGTGGGCTTCAACCACTTCTTCCGGGGCAAGGACGGCGGCGACGGCGGCGACCAGATCTTCTTCCAGGGCCATGCCTCTCCCGGTATCTACGCCCGCGCCTTCCTTCTGGACCGGCTGAACGAGACCCAGCTCGACGCCTTCCGCCAGGAGAAGTCGAAGTACCCCAACGGCCTGTCGTCGTATCCCCACCCGCGGCTGATGCCCGACTTCTGGGAGTTCCCGACCGTCTCCATGGGCCTCGGCCCCCTGGGGGCGATCTATCAGGCCCGGATGAACCGCTACATGGAGGCGCGGGGGATCGCGGACACCTCCCAGTCGCATGTGTGGGCGTTCCTCGGCGACGGCGAGATGGACGAGCCGGAGTCGCTGGGCCAGCTCACCCTGGCCGCCCGCGAGGGTCTGGACAACCTGACCTTCGTCGTCAACTGCAACCTCCAGCGCCTCGACGGCCCGGTGCGCGGCAACGGCAAGGTCATCCAGGAGCTGGAGTCCGTCTTCCGCGGCGCCGGCTGGAACGTGATCAAGCTGATCTGGGACCGGTCCTGGGACCCGCTGCTCGCGCAGGACCGGGACGGGATCCTGGTCAACAAGATGAACACCACGCCGGACGGCCAGTTCCAGACGTACGCCACCGAGTCCGGCGCGTACATCCGCCAGCACTTCTTCGGTGACGACCACCGGCTGCGGGCCATGGTCGAGGGCATGTCCGACGACCAGATCCTGCACCTGGGCCGCGGCGGTCACGACCACCGGAAGATCTACGCCGCCTACGCGGCGGCCCGCGCCCACAAGGGCCAGCCGACGGTGATCCTGGCCAAGACGATCAAGGGCTGGACGCTGGGCCCGAACTTCGAGGGCCGCAACGCCACGCACCAGATGAAGAAGCTGACGGTCGACGACCTCAAGCGCTTCCGGGACCGGCTGCACCTGCCGATCTCCGACAGCCAGCTGGAGTCCGGTCTGCCGCCGTACTACCACCCTGGTCGCGAATCGGAGGAGATCCAGTACATGCACGACCGGCGCAAGGCGCTGGGCGGGTATGTGCCGACCCGAGTCGTGCGGTCGAAGCCGCTGACACTGCCGGACGACAAGACGTACGCGGCGGTCAAGAAGGGCTCCGGCCAGCAGTCGATCGCGACGACGATGGCGTTCGTCCGCCTGCTCAAGGACCTGATGCGGGACAAGGAGATCGGCAAGCGGTTCGTGCTGATCGCGCCGGACGAGTACCGGACCTTCGGTATGGACTCGTTCTTCCCGAGCGCCAAGATCTACAACCCGCTGGGTCAGCAGTACGAGGCGGTGGACCGCGAGCTGCTCCTCGCGTACAAGGAGTCGCCCACGGGCCAGATGCTGCACGACGGCATCTCCGAGGCGGGCTGCACGGCGTCGCTGATCGCGGCCGGCTCGGCGTACGCCACGCACGGCGAGCCGCTGATCCCGGTGTACGTCTTCTACTCGATGTTCGGTTTCCAGCGGACCGGCGACCAGTTCTGGCAGATGGCCGACCAGCTCGCGCGCGGCTTCGTGCTGGGTGCGACCGCCGGCCGAACGACGCTGACCGGTGAGGGCCTGCAGCACGCGGACGGCCACTCCCAGCTCCTGGCGTCGACGAACCCGGGCTGCGTCGCGTACGACCCGGCGTTCGGCTACGAGATCGCCCACATCGTGCAGGACGGCCTGAAGCGCATGTACGGCGCGACGGAGGAGCACCCGCACGGGGAGGACGTCTTCTACTACCTCACCGTCTACAACGAGCCGATCCAGCACCCCGCCGAGCCGGCGGACGTGGACGTCGAGGGCATCGTCAAGGGCATCCACCGCTTCAGGACCGGCGAGGCGGGGAGCATCCCCGCGCAGATCATGGCGTCCGGTGTGGCCGTTCCGTGGGCCGTGGAGGCCCAGCGCATCCTCGCCGAGGAGTGGAACGTCAAGGCCGACGTGTGGTCGGCGACGTCGTGGAACGAGCTTCGCCGCGACGCGGTCGAGGCGGAGGAGTACAACCTGCTTCACCCGGAGGAGGAGCAGCGCGTTCCGTACGTGACGCGGAAGCTTTCCGGCGCCGAGGGACCGTTCGTGGCCGTCTCCGACTGGATGCGGTCCGTGCCGGACCAGATCTCGCGCTGGGTGCCGGGCGCGTACACCTCGCTCGGCGCGGACGGCTTCGGTTTCGCCGACACCCGGGGCGCTGCCCGCCGCTACTTCCACATCGACGCCCAGTCGATCGTCCTGGCGGTGCTGACCGAGCTGGCCCGGGACGGGAAGGTGGACCGCTCGGTCCTGAAGCAGGCGGTGGACCGGTACCGGCTGCTGGACGTCTCCGCGGCCGACCCCGGTCCGGCCGGCGGCGACGCGTAA
- a CDS encoding DUF3052 domain-containing protein → MSATADHAEERTNPAARLGFEPGQVVQEIGYDDDVEQELRESIEAVIGQDLVDEDYDDVADVVLLWFRDDDGDLTDALVDAIGLIEEGGQIWLMTPKTGRDGYIEPSDINEAAQTAGLSQTRSINAGKDWAGSRLVSPKAAKSKR, encoded by the coding sequence GTGAGCGCGACCGCGGACCACGCGGAGGAGCGGACCAACCCGGCCGCAAGGCTGGGGTTCGAGCCCGGACAGGTGGTCCAGGAGATCGGCTACGACGACGATGTCGAGCAGGAGCTCCGTGAGAGCATCGAGGCTGTAATCGGCCAGGATCTCGTCGACGAGGACTACGACGACGTCGCGGACGTCGTCCTGCTGTGGTTCCGCGATGACGACGGCGACCTCACGGACGCGCTGGTCGACGCCATCGGCCTGATCGAGGAGGGCGGCCAGATCTGGCTCATGACGCCCAAGACCGGCCGTGACGGCTACATCGAGCCCAGCGACATCAACGAGGCCGCCCAGACCGCGGGCCTCTCCCAGACCCGGAGCATCAACGCGGGCAAGGACTGGGCCGGCAGCCGCCTGGTCAGCCCGAAGGCGGCCAAGTCCAAGCGCTGA
- a CDS encoding peroxiredoxin, with translation MAIEVGTKAPDFELKDNHGRTVRLGDYRGEKNVVLLFYPFAFTGVCTGELCALRDQLPRFVNEDTQLLAVSNDSIHTLRVFGEQENLDYPLLSDFWPHGEVSRAYGVFDEEKGCAVRGTFIIDKDGVVRWTVVNGLPDARDLNEYVKALEEL, from the coding sequence ATGGCGATCGAGGTCGGCACGAAGGCCCCGGACTTCGAACTGAAGGACAACCACGGGCGCACCGTGCGGCTCGGCGACTACCGCGGCGAGAAGAACGTCGTGCTGCTCTTCTACCCGTTCGCGTTCACCGGCGTCTGCACGGGCGAGCTGTGCGCACTGCGGGACCAGCTGCCGCGGTTCGTCAACGAGGACACCCAGCTGCTCGCCGTGTCCAACGACTCCATCCACACCCTGCGCGTGTTCGGCGAGCAGGAGAACCTCGACTACCCGCTGCTGTCGGACTTCTGGCCGCACGGCGAGGTCTCCCGCGCCTACGGCGTCTTCGACGAGGAGAAGGGCTGCGCCGTGCGCGGCACCTTCATCATCGACAAGGACGGCGTCGTGCGCTGGACCGTCGTCAACGGGCTGCCGGACGCCCGCGACCTGAACGAGTACGTCAAGGCCCTCGAGGAGCTCTGA
- a CDS encoding TerD family protein — translation MGVSLSKGGNVSLTKAAPNLTAVTVGLGWDVRTTTGTDFDLDASALLLNAEGKVATDGNFVFFNNLKSPDGSVEHTGDNLTGEGEGDDEQIKVNLAAVPADVDKIVFPVSIYDAESRQQSFGQVRNAFIRVVNQANDDELARYDLSEDASTETAMVFGELYRHGAEWKFRAIGQGYASGLRGIAQDFGVNV, via the coding sequence GTGGGAGTCAGCCTCAGCAAGGGCGGCAACGTCTCGCTGACCAAGGCCGCGCCCAACCTGACCGCCGTCACCGTCGGTCTGGGCTGGGACGTCCGCACCACCACCGGTACGGACTTCGACCTGGACGCCAGCGCTCTGCTGCTGAACGCCGAGGGCAAGGTCGCCACCGATGGCAACTTCGTCTTCTTCAACAACCTGAAGAGCCCGGACGGTTCCGTCGAGCACACCGGCGACAACCTCACCGGTGAGGGCGAGGGCGACGACGAGCAGATCAAGGTCAACCTGGCGGCGGTCCCGGCCGACGTCGACAAGATCGTCTTCCCGGTCTCGATCTACGACGCCGAGAGCCGCCAGCAGTCCTTCGGCCAGGTGCGCAACGCCTTCATCCGGGTCGTGAACCAGGCCAACGACGATGAGCTGGCGCGCTACGACCTGAGCGAGGACGCCTCGACCGAGACCGCCATGGTCTTCGGCGAGCTGTACCGCCACGGTGCGGAGTGGAAGTTCCGCGCCATCGGCCAGGGCTACGCCTCGGGCCTGCGCGGTATCGCGCAGGACTTCGGTGTGAACGTCTGA
- a CDS encoding TerD family protein produces the protein MGVTLAKGGNVSLSKAAPNLTQVLVGLGWDARSTTGAPFDLDASALLCQSGRVLGDEWFIFYNNLTSPDGSVQHTGDNLTGEGDGDDESLIVDLTKVPAHCDKIIFPVSIHEADNRGQTFGQVSNAFIRVVNQADGQELARYDLSEDASTETAMIFGELYRYGGEWKFRAVGQGYASGLRGIALDFGVNVS, from the coding sequence ATGGGCGTCACGCTCGCCAAGGGAGGCAACGTCTCCCTCTCCAAGGCCGCACCCAACCTGACCCAGGTACTGGTCGGACTCGGCTGGGACGCGCGCTCCACCACCGGAGCGCCCTTCGACCTCGACGCCAGCGCGCTGCTCTGCCAGTCCGGCAGGGTCCTCGGCGACGAGTGGTTCATCTTCTACAACAACCTGACGAGCCCCGACGGGTCCGTCCAGCACACCGGTGACAACCTCACGGGCGAGGGCGACGGCGACGACGAGTCGCTCATCGTGGACCTCACCAAGGTCCCCGCGCACTGCGACAAGATCATCTTCCCGGTCTCGATTCACGAGGCCGACAACCGCGGCCAGACCTTCGGGCAGGTCAGCAACGCGTTCATCCGTGTCGTCAACCAGGCCGACGGCCAGGAGCTGGCGCGCTACGACCTGAGCGAGGACGCCTCCACGGAAACGGCGATGATCTTCGGCGAGCTGTACCGGTACGGCGGCGAATGGAAATTCCGGGCCGTGGGTCAGGGGTACGCGTCGGGGCTGCGGGGCATCGCTCTAGACTTCGGGGTCAATGTTTCCTAA
- a CDS encoding DUF475 domain-containing protein — MVLKTFGWSFAVTALGLAFAAWQWGWEAFGIVLILSILEISLSFDNAVVNAGILKKMNAFWQRIFLTIGILIAVFGMRLVFPVVIVAISAKVGPIEAVQLALDKPGQYEALVTDAHAAIAAFGGMFLLMIFLDFIFEEREIKWLAWLERPLAKLGKVDMLSVCIALIVLLLSAVTFATQAHTSTGHMDKSATVLLSGVAGLITYLVVGGLSGYFEDKLEEEEEREHEEEEKAKAEGKQVSMVGLAGKAAFFLFLYLEVLDASFSFDGVIGAFAITNHIFWMALGLGIGAMYVRSLTVYLVRQGTLDDYVYLEHGAHYAIGALAVLLLITIQYEINEVITGLIGVFLIAASFLSSVRRNKLLAAEEGNAEGGTGEKTEVSSGV, encoded by the coding sequence GTGGTTCTGAAAACCTTCGGCTGGTCGTTCGCCGTCACGGCGCTCGGCCTTGCCTTCGCGGCCTGGCAGTGGGGGTGGGAGGCGTTCGGGATCGTCCTGATCCTGTCGATCCTCGAGATCTCCCTGTCCTTCGACAACGCGGTCGTCAACGCCGGAATCCTGAAGAAGATGAATGCCTTCTGGCAGCGCATCTTCCTGACGATCGGCATTCTGATCGCGGTGTTCGGTATGCGACTGGTCTTCCCCGTCGTCATCGTCGCCATCAGCGCCAAGGTCGGGCCGATCGAGGCCGTTCAGCTCGCGCTCGACAAGCCGGGTCAGTACGAGGCCCTGGTCACCGACGCGCACGCGGCCATCGCCGCGTTCGGCGGCATGTTCCTGCTGATGATCTTCCTCGACTTCATCTTCGAGGAGCGCGAGATCAAGTGGCTCGCGTGGCTGGAGCGTCCGCTGGCCAAGCTGGGCAAGGTCGACATGCTGTCGGTCTGCATCGCCCTGATCGTCCTCCTCCTCAGCGCGGTCACGTTCGCCACCCAGGCGCACACCAGCACCGGCCACATGGACAAGTCGGCCACCGTGCTGCTCTCGGGTGTCGCGGGTCTGATCACGTACCTCGTCGTCGGCGGTCTCTCCGGCTACTTCGAGGACAAGCTCGAGGAAGAGGAGGAGCGCGAGCACGAGGAGGAGGAGAAGGCCAAGGCGGAGGGCAAGCAGGTCTCCATGGTCGGCCTGGCCGGCAAGGCGGCCTTCTTCCTGTTCCTCTACCTCGAGGTGCTGGACGCCTCGTTCTCCTTCGACGGTGTCATCGGCGCGTTCGCCATCACCAACCACATCTTCTGGATGGCGCTCGGCCTCGGTATCGGTGCCATGTACGTCCGTTCGCTCACGGTCTACCTGGTCCGCCAGGGCACCCTGGACGACTACGTGTACCTGGAGCACGGCGCCCACTACGCGATCGGTGCCCTCGCGGTCCTGCTGCTGATCACCATCCAGTACGAGATCAACGAGGTCATCACCGGCCTCATCGGTGTGTTCCTGATCGCGGCCTCCTTCCTGTCCTCGGTCCGCCGCAACAAGCTCCTCGCCGCCGAGGAGGGCAACGCCGAGGGCGGAACCGGGGAGAAGACCGAGGTCTCGTCCGGAGTGTGA
- a CDS encoding Tellurium resistance translates to MAIWDNLFSNRAAQFDSGSAATNAIELTRRRPSVSLTKQGAATGNLRVNLSWKMRTSDIEGRSRQSGRLLRHPLKFFQPEPVQAHTQGVVNVDLDIGCLYELADGSKGVVQPLGGFFGDLNDPPYVKLSGDDRFGSPSGETIFVNLDHRDDIKRLLFFVYIYDQTPAFDRTHAKMTLYPSNGPRIEIELDERAPEARSCAVFLLENIKGELVVRREVKFVYGFQGELDRMYGWGMQWGRGFKAGKV, encoded by the coding sequence ATGGCCATCTGGGACAACCTGTTTTCCAACAGGGCGGCGCAGTTCGACTCGGGCAGCGCCGCGACCAACGCGATCGAGCTGACGAGGCGACGCCCCTCCGTCTCGCTCACCAAGCAGGGCGCCGCGACCGGCAACCTGCGCGTCAACCTCTCCTGGAAGATGCGCACCTCCGACATCGAGGGCAGGTCCCGGCAGAGCGGCCGGCTGCTGCGGCATCCCTTGAAGTTCTTCCAGCCGGAGCCCGTCCAGGCGCACACACAGGGCGTCGTCAACGTCGACCTGGACATCGGCTGCCTGTACGAACTCGCCGACGGCTCCAAGGGCGTCGTACAGCCGCTGGGCGGGTTCTTCGGCGACCTCAACGACCCGCCGTACGTGAAGCTCAGCGGGGACGACCGGTTCGGCTCGCCGTCCGGCGAGACCATCTTCGTCAATCTGGACCACCGCGACGACATCAAGCGGCTGCTGTTCTTCGTCTACATCTACGACCAGACACCGGCGTTCGACCGTACGCACGCCAAGATGACGCTCTACCCGAGCAATGGCCCGCGCATCGAGATAGAACTCGACGAGCGCGCCCCCGAGGCCCGTTCCTGCGCGGTGTTCCTGCTGGAGAACATCAAGGGCGAGCTGGTCGTCCGCCGCGAGGTGAAGTTCGTCTACGGCTTCCAGGGCGAGCTGGACCGGATGTACGGCTGGGGCATGCAGTGGGGACGCGGCTTCAAGGCCGGCAAGGTCTGA
- a CDS encoding TerD family protein, which translates to MTHAMLKGSNVPLDAAAVRAVLCWTPGPGVPDVDASALLLGGDGRVRNDEDFVFYNQPRHPSGLVRRLSKKRVSDGLTDTVEADLAALDPSVDQVVIAASSDGDTFDHVPDLRILLYDAAADATGGAEPLALFEVKPETGEETAIICGELYRRGDGWKFRAVAQGYPTGLIGLATAFGISVDDEEGAASGASVGRPAPDPDTDPDATTAMPADAATQAVPAGAAAQSAVPAAPATPAVPATPPPPTTAPTVPPAPIAPPAYGYPQPGSAQPSYGYPQPSSAQPSYGYPHPVPAPAAAVPDPHFQLPPMGPQFMRS; encoded by the coding sequence ATGACGCACGCGATGCTGAAGGGCTCGAACGTCCCTCTCGACGCCGCGGCCGTACGGGCCGTACTGTGCTGGACCCCTGGCCCGGGGGTGCCGGACGTGGACGCCTCGGCCCTGCTGCTGGGCGGCGACGGCCGGGTGCGTAACGACGAGGACTTCGTCTTCTACAACCAGCCGCGCCATCCTTCGGGCCTGGTGCGCCGCCTGTCCAAGAAGCGTGTGTCCGACGGCCTGACCGACACGGTCGAGGCGGACCTGGCGGCCCTCGACCCGTCGGTCGACCAGGTGGTGATCGCGGCGTCCTCGGACGGCGACACCTTCGACCACGTGCCGGACCTGCGGATCCTGCTCTACGACGCCGCGGCGGACGCGACGGGCGGTGCCGAGCCGCTGGCGCTGTTCGAGGTGAAGCCGGAGACGGGCGAGGAGACGGCCATCATCTGCGGCGAGTTGTACCGCCGCGGTGACGGCTGGAAGTTCCGTGCCGTGGCGCAGGGCTATCCGACGGGGCTGATCGGTCTCGCGACGGCGTTCGGCATCTCCGTCGACGACGAGGAGGGCGCCGCATCGGGGGCATCGGTGGGCCGCCCCGCCCCCGATCCGGACACGGACCCGGACGCCACGACGGCCATGCCCGCGGACGCGGCCACGCAGGCCGTCCCCGCAGGCGCGGCCGCACAGTCGGCCGTGCCGGCCGCCCCAGCCACTCCTGCCGTTCCCGCCACGCCGCCTCCTCCGACGACGGCGCCCACGGTGCCGCCCGCGCCGATCGCCCCGCCCGCGTACGGCTACCCGCAGCCGGGCTCGGCGCAGCCGTCCTACGGCTACCCGCAGCCCTCTTCGGCGCAGCCCTCGTACGGCTACCCGCACCCGGTACCCGCCCCGGCGGCCGCGGTTCCTGACCCGCACTTCCAGCTGCCGCCGATGGGGCCCCAGTTCATGCGGTCCTGA